The following coding sequences are from one Niveibacterium umoris window:
- a CDS encoding carbon-nitrogen hydrolase family protein translates to MSERFRVAAVQMISGPDVAANLREADRLIGEAAAGGAGLVVLPEYFALISPDEQAKLALREAEGKGPLQDFLADAARRHKVWLVGGTIPLTGDADDKVRNAVLVYDDGGHRIARYDKLHLFGFRKGDEVYEESRTIEAGAEIVTFDAPFGRVGLAVCYDLRFPELFRAMGDLALIVLPAAFTETTGRAHWEVLLRARAVENLCYVLASAQGGEHPGGRRTWGDSMLIDPWGEVIDRLPRGAGVVAGDIDTAHQRQLRESLPALQHRRL, encoded by the coding sequence GTGAGCGAACGATTCCGTGTCGCAGCCGTGCAGATGATTTCGGGGCCGGACGTCGCCGCGAACCTGCGCGAGGCCGATCGTCTGATCGGCGAGGCCGCCGCGGGGGGCGCCGGTCTGGTCGTGCTGCCCGAGTACTTCGCGCTGATCTCGCCGGATGAGCAGGCCAAGCTCGCGTTGCGCGAAGCCGAGGGCAAGGGGCCCTTGCAGGACTTTCTCGCCGATGCGGCGAGGCGCCACAAAGTATGGCTGGTCGGCGGCACGATTCCGCTGACGGGCGATGCCGACGACAAGGTGCGCAATGCGGTGCTGGTGTATGACGATGGCGGTCATCGCATTGCGCGCTACGACAAGCTGCACCTCTTCGGCTTTCGCAAGGGCGACGAGGTCTACGAGGAGTCGCGCACGATCGAAGCTGGCGCGGAGATCGTCACCTTCGACGCCCCGTTTGGCCGTGTCGGCCTCGCGGTGTGCTACGACCTGCGCTTCCCGGAGCTCTTCCGCGCGATGGGCGATCTCGCGCTGATCGTCTTGCCGGCGGCGTTTACCGAAACCACCGGCCGCGCGCACTGGGAAGTGCTGCTGCGCGCCCGCGCGGTCGAGAACCTGTGCTATGTACTGGCCAGTGCGCAGGGCGGTGAGCACCCTGGTGGTCGTCGTACCTGGGGCGACAGCATGTTGATCGACCCGTGGGGCGAGGTGATCGACCGATTGCCGCGCGGCGCAGGGGTCGTCGCGGGTGACATCGATACCGCGCACCAGCGCCAATTGCGCGAGAGCCTGCCCGCGCTGCAGCACCGCCGACTTTGA